A region of Anolis sagrei isolate rAnoSag1 chromosome 2, rAnoSag1.mat, whole genome shotgun sequence DNA encodes the following proteins:
- the LOC132765438 gene encoding taste receptor type 2 member 41-like: MTGMASNSTSPLDILMWTIVGILYMVSFLGNGFIMVVQGHQWLQKRKMLPYDFLLISLSTSRFIVHLQSSLNYFLYIFSSETYMGSYKIFGYVVWIFFNLASVWADTWLNVFYCVKVANFTSCFFLWLKPRINRLVPRLFGMSVVISSIFSVPLVIDYLEQTRGGNLTVILPLNVSQNESHNTFIFSLQLTYTSITFCTSVIASTLLLVSLWKHTRNLKKSGLGGKDLNTQVHVNVIILLLSYVFFYLVFFIGLTLWVIDIIKISVDQILATSFPAAHSIILILTNPKLKAMAAHILHIRQRTS; encoded by the coding sequence ATGACAGGAATGGCTAGCAACTCAACTTCTCCACTCGATATCCTTATGTGGACTATTGTAGGAATTTTATACATGGTTTCTTTTCTAGGAAACGGATTTATCATGGTTGTTCAGGGACATCAAtggcttcaaaaaagaaagaTGTTGCCTTATGATTTCCTCTTAATTAGTTTAAGCACCTCCAGATTTATAGTGCACCTGCAATCTTCACTGAACTATTTTCTGTATATTTTCTCCTCAGAGACCTATATGGGTTCTTATAAAATATTTGGATATGTTGTTTGGATCTTCTTCAATCTGGCCAGTGTTTGGGCTGACACATGGCTAAATGTTTTCTACTGTGTGAAGGTTGCTAACTTTACCAGCTGCTTCTTTCTCTGGCTGAAGCCAAGGATCAACAGGCTTGTACCCAGACTATTTGGAATGTCAGTAGTCATTTCCAGTATCTTCTCTGTTCCTTTAGTCATTGACTATCTTGAACAAACACGTGGGGGCAATTTGACTGTAATCTTGCCACTGAATGTCAGCCAAAATGAATCTCATAATACATTCATATTTTCTTTGCAGCTGACTTATACTTCCATAACTTTCTGCACCAGTGTCATTGCATCCACACTTTTGCTCGTCTCACTGTGGAAGCACACAAGGAATCTGAAGAAAAGTGGTTTGGGTGGTAAAGACCTTAACACTCAAGTCCATGTGAATGTCATAATACTATTGCTGTCTTATGTTTTTTTCTACCTTGTATTTTTCATTGGTTTAACACTTTGGGTAATTGATATTATCAAAATATCAGTTGATCAGATCTTGGCAACTTCATTTCCTGCTGCACACTCCATTATTTTAATATTGACTAATCCCAAACTAAAGGCTATGGCAGctcacattctgcatatcaggcAAAGAACTTCATAA